The Aquila chrysaetos chrysaetos chromosome 6, bAquChr1.4, whole genome shotgun sequence genome window below encodes:
- the CLDN19 gene encoding claudin-19, whose amino-acid sequence MGGGARELAGYLAGLGGWVAALAAAVLPQWRQSSYAGDAIITAVGLHEGLWMSCAAQSTGQVQCRLHDSLLSLDVHIQTSRALMVISLLLGFFGIIVSVVGMKCTKVGEEDPITKSRIAVAGGILFVLSGLCTLAAVSLYATQVTYEFFRESTVPINARYEFGSALFVGWGAASLTVLGGSLLCCSCPAKERRGQQYYRQSQPSTTREPPIKMSSSPIRGEQCL is encoded by the exons atgggcggcggggcgcgggagCTGGCCGGGTACCTGGCGGGGCTGGGCGGGTGGGTGGCGGCGCTGGCGGCGGCCGTGCTGCCGCAGTGGAGGCAGAGTTCGTACGCCGGGGACGCCATCATTACGGCCGTGGGACTTCACGAGGGGCTGTGGATGAGCTGCGCAGCCCAGAGCACCGGGCAGGTCCAGTGCCGCCTCCACGACTCACTCCTCTCCCTCGACG TTCACATCCAGACCTCCCGGGCTCTCATGGTGATTTCTCTCCTCCTGGGCTTCTTCGGCATCATTGTGAGCGTGGTGGGCATGAAATGCACCAAAGTTGGCGAAGAGGATCCCATTACCAAGAGCCGCATCGCTGTTGCTGGAGGCATCCTCTTTGTCCTCTCCG GTCTGTGCACGTTGGCCGCCGTGTCCCTGTATGCAACACAGGTCACCTACGAATTCTTCAGAGAGAGCACCGTCCCCATCAACGCCAG GTACGAATTCGGCTCAGCTCTCTTCGTCGGCTGGGGGGCCGCCAGCCTCACCGTGCTGGGGGGGtccctcctgtgctgctcctgccccgCCAAAGAGCGGCGAGGACAGCAGTACTACCGACAGTCGCAGCCTTCGACGACTCGGGA